The genomic segment TGGGCTTTCAGGTACGCCGTCTGGTAGCTGATCAGAGCGTAGGCCGCACTGTGAGATTTGTTAAATCCATACCCAGCGAACTTCTGAATGATATCGAAAATCTCGTTGGCCTTCCGTCGCTCAACACCTTGCCTGGACGCACCATCCAGGAAGATAGCTCGCTGCTCGTTCATGACCTCCACTTTTTTCTTCCCCATGGCCCGGCGCAACAGGTCAGCACCTCCCAACGTAAAACCCGCCAAAGTCGATGCACATTTCATAACCTGCTCCTGGTAGAGGATCACCCCATACGTCTCCCTGAGAATATCTTCCAGAAGAGGGTGAAGGCTGTGAACTGCAGAGCGGCCATGCTTACACTCCACGTATTGATCCACCATGCCGCTCTCCAGAGGGCCAGGTCGGTACAGGGCCAGCACGGCAATCAGATCCTCAAAACAGTCGGGAAGCATTTTCTTCAAAAGCCTCCTCATACCCGCCGATTCGAGCTGGAACACCCCCAGGGTGTCCCCAGCCTGAAGCATACGGAAGGTGAGCTCGTCGTCCATCGGGAGATCGTTCAGATCTGGAGGCTCTTTCCCATTAGCTTCTATGTTTTTCACTGCCTCCTCCAGAATTGAGAGGGTCTGAAGTCCCAGAAAGTCCATCTTCACCAGGCCTAGTTTCTCCACAGGCTCCATGGAAAACTGGGTAACAACCTGGTTGTCGCCGATACGTCGTACGGGGACGAGGTCCGTCAAGGGCATGGGAGTGATGACCACCCCGGCAGCGTGCTGGGAGGCGTGTCGAGCCAATCCCTCAATCTTGGCAGCGCTCTCCAGGAGGGTTTTCATCCGAGGGTCCTTGGCCCGGAGGTCCTGGAGCTCAGGGGTCATGGCGACGGCGTCGGCAATGGATTTAGAGCCGTCGGGAACGAGCTTGGCCACCCCATCAACCTCGGAGTAGGAAATCCCCATAGCTCGTCCCACATCCTTGATAGCCGCCTTGGTCTTCATTCGACCAAAAGTAATAATCTGAGAAACGTTCTCCACACCGTACTTCTCCACCACGTATCGCAGCAGATCCTCCCGCCCTTTATCCGAGACGTCCGTATCGATATCTGGCATGCTCACCCGCTCGGGGTTGAGAAACCGCTCGAAAATGAGTCCGTATCGGATAGGATCAAGCTCGGTGATCCGCATAGCGTACGCCACCAGGGAACCGGCTGCGGAGCCTCGCCCGGGACCGATGGGGATACGCCGTTCCTTACAGGCCTGAATGACGTCGGCGATGATCAGGAAGTACCCGGGGAACCCCATTTGATTGATCACCGACAACTCGTATTCCAGCCTTTTTCGATATTCGTCGGGGATATCCTCTCCCTTGAGACGATCTGTCAATCCCTGGAAGGCCTTCGCCTCCAGAGTGGATTCCAGGGTCTCTCCCTGAGCTATCTCGAACTGAGGCAGACAGTACTCTCGGGTTCCCAGATCGAACGATACATCGCATCTTTCGGCAATCCGAAGGGTGTTCTCAAGAGCCTCGGGTACTTCATCGCCGAAAACTCCCCACATCTCATCGGCTGATCGAAAGTAAAAATCGTTGGTCTCGAAGGTCATCCGTTTAGGATCATCCAATGTGGCGTTGGTTCCCACACACAGGAGGATCTCGTGCCAATCGTAGTCATCCTCGTCCAGGTAGTGAGCGTCGTTGGTGGCCACCAAGGGGAAGTTCTCTTCCCGAGCCATACGAATCAGCGCCTTGTTCACCACCGCCTGTTGAGAAATCCGATTGTACTGAATCTCCAGGAAAAAATTCTCCCGACCGAAGATATCCCGATACATCTTGGCCTGGTCTAAGGCCCCTTGAAAATCGTCGTTCAGGATCATCTGGGGAATCTCGCCCGCCAGACAAGCAGACGTGGCGATGATGCCCCTGCTATACTGGGCCAACAGATCGTGATCCACTCGAGGCTTGTAGTAAAACCCTCTGGTGTTAGCGATAGAGACCAGCTTGACCAGGTTATGATAGCCCTCCTGGGTCTCAGCCAAGAGAATAAGGTGATTGATGGGATTCTGTTTGCTCTTATCGTCAACGCCCCGGGGAGCCACGTACAGCTCACAGCCAATAATTGGTTTGACTCCCTCGTTCATGCAAGACTGGTAGAACTCGACCACACCGTACATAACACCGTGATCGGTAATAGCCACTCCAGGCATTCCCCACTCTGCCGCCCTCCGGGCCAGCTCACCACATCGAATGGCACCATCCAGGAGACTGTATTCTGTATGGACGTGAAGGTGAACGAAGTTTTTCTCCCTACTCATCGTAGACATCCTCCTCTTTTCTCTCCATGTCCTCATCCCGACGAAGGTACAGGATCTCACCGCTCGTATGAGAACGGATGACTCGGAGAGCTTCCGCCAGTCCATCAGGGGACGTCTGGGTCGGTTGTTTAGTGGGGCTTAATTTTTTCACCTCGGTCG from the Dethiosulfovibrio peptidovorans genome contains:
- a CDS encoding DNA polymerase III subunit alpha gives rise to the protein MSREKNFVHLHVHTEYSLLDGAIRCGELARRAAEWGMPGVAITDHGVMYGVVEFYQSCMNEGVKPIIGCELYVAPRGVDDKSKQNPINHLILLAETQEGYHNLVKLVSIANTRGFYYKPRVDHDLLAQYSRGIIATSACLAGEIPQMILNDDFQGALDQAKMYRDIFGRENFFLEIQYNRISQQAVVNKALIRMAREENFPLVATNDAHYLDEDDYDWHEILLCVGTNATLDDPKRMTFETNDFYFRSADEMWGVFGDEVPEALENTLRIAERCDVSFDLGTREYCLPQFEIAQGETLESTLEAKAFQGLTDRLKGEDIPDEYRKRLEYELSVINQMGFPGYFLIIADVIQACKERRIPIGPGRGSAAGSLVAYAMRITELDPIRYGLIFERFLNPERVSMPDIDTDVSDKGREDLLRYVVEKYGVENVSQIITFGRMKTKAAIKDVGRAMGISYSEVDGVAKLVPDGSKSIADAVAMTPELQDLRAKDPRMKTLLESAAKIEGLARHASQHAAGVVITPMPLTDLVPVRRIGDNQVVTQFSMEPVEKLGLVKMDFLGLQTLSILEEAVKNIEANGKEPPDLNDLPMDDELTFRMLQAGDTLGVFQLESAGMRRLLKKMLPDCFEDLIAVLALYRPGPLESGMVDQYVECKHGRSAVHSLHPLLEDILRETYGVILYQEQVMKCASTLAGFTLGGADLLRRAMGKKKVEVMNEQRAIFLDGASRQGVERRKANEIFDIIQKFAGYGFNKSHSAAYALISYQTAYLKAHHDREFMAAYLTSQIGAKKDVMASYVRDVRKSGIPVLPPDVNQSRSAFTAAGDVIRFGLEAVGKVGSGAVEAILKARDEGGPFESLWDFLDRVDVRCLNKGVMENLIGAGAFDSISSNRKQLIDSFPTMMEYALKRGSDVNQCSLFDEADIPVHPDMVQTEDYGFSEKLEKEKNALGMYISGHPFERFEADAAQYVNCAIPDLELWQSERMTPCFSGLLVGWAEKYTKKGIPMGILRFEDCSGEVEAVCYPKPRNGTPWLDLKPMLRSGAPYLVRGTVQQDRGNVAINNLIPLDGALEGVSRYVEIILREELFQGAPFFREFLRSLKGHPGSHEVLLTVEGEHERVCVAIEGVRVTPGPELRKALEQLVPVDFGVSMSIDEKEGGRGRNDTTESENHLYVGAR